One part of the Arabidopsis thaliana chromosome 1 sequence genome encodes these proteins:
- a CDS encoding RUN/FYVE domain protein — MEMLKLSKFKLQLQSMIGEVRDLRVRRKRFLYIYGLCIFFAPPVSLFFFFVFFHFTTGVFAGKGAISHRSHYSCESGSSINKQKQTEEDCIRKVQELQADLASSRETQEALERKVSYLQNDYSLLENKQSELKTTIQNLLQSRESFLNAYQESFCEMKCSIEARDRKILMLHEKITSHLTLFDSIEKEASVIKKVIHEVQGLVDKKEDVVTGLKEKMDHVSTYEKVFIENIRALEEKLKCHETELQSKDNIISELSAQLESEKSKNEHQHQVEELQKTLQVKDLAVENLISEKEALYSEMKGLEMILQRIQESVSLMTEEDRKVFTSILTFEQGSDERNKRSRHNDTVDKMEELLYVAPVMHSQENSVKVIPSASPRCQHQKTDCRSIQDDDHQLDSAEYLQHNTVSGHWQSTNNHNHFELEDKYKELMNQPDSECSTNRV; from the exons ATGGAGATGCTCAAGTtgtcaaaattcaaattgcaGCTTCAGTCAATGATCGGAGAAGTGCGAGATCTGCGTGTAAGGAGAAAGAGGTTTCTATACATCTATGGATTGTGTATCTTCTTCGCTCCACcagtttctctcttcttcttcttcgtcttcttccacTTTACTACCGGCGTTTTTGCAGGAAAGGGAGCGATCAGTCACAGATCACATTACTCTTGCGAATCAGGTTCTTCGATCAAT AAACAGAAGCAAACGGAGGAGGACTGCATCAGGAAAGTGCAGGAGCTTCAAGCTGATTTAGCTTCTTCTAGAGAAACACAGGAGGCACTCGAGAGAAAG GTGAGTTATCTTCAGAACGACTATAGTTTGCTGGAAAACAAGCAGAGTGAATTGAAGACAACTATCCAAAATTTGCTTCAATCGCGAGAAAGTTTCTTAAATGCTTACCAG GAGTCGTTTTGTGAAATGAAGTGTTCAATTGAAGCCAGGGATAGGAAGATTCTCATGCTACATGAGAAGATAACCTCTCATCTTACGTTGTTTGATTCAATTGAAAAAGAGGCATCAGTAATTAAAAAGGTCATACATGAAGTTCAGGGCCTTGTggataaaaaagaagatgtaG TGACTGGCttgaaagagaaaatggaCCATGTCTCTACTTATGAAAAAGTGTTTATAG AGAACATCAGAGCGTTAGAAGAGAAACTTAAATGCCATGAAACAGAACTGCAGAGCAAGGATAATATAATATCAGAGCTCTCCGCTCAGCTGGAATCagaaaagagtaaaaatgAACATCAACATCAAGTCGAAGAG CTTCAGAAAACTTTGCAGGTCAAAGATTTAGCTGTAGAGAACTTAATTTCTGAAAAAGAG GCATTGTATTCTGAAATGAAGGGTTTGGAGATGATTTTACAGCGGATTCAGGAGTCTGTATCCCTTATGACTGAAGAG GATAGAAAGGTGTTTACATCAATACTGACATTCGAACAAGGTTCCgatgagagaaacaaaagatccAG GCACAATGACACAGTTGACAAAATGGAGGAACTTCTATATGTAGCTCCTGTTATGCATTCTCAAGAAAACTCAG TAAAAGTTATTCCATCAGCGTCTCCAAGGTGTCAGCACCAAAAAACAGACTGCAGATCGATACaagatgatgatcatcaaCTGGATTCGGCTGAGTACCTGCAGCATAACACTGTCAGTGGCCATTGGCAGAGTACTAATAACCACAACCACTTTGAGCTTGAG GACAAGTACAAAGAGTTGATGAACCAGCCTGATTCAGAGTGCTCAACGAATCGAGTTTAA
- a CDS encoding RUN/FYVE domain protein (unknown protein; Has 26006 Blast hits to 16906 proteins in 1326 species: Archae - 433; Bacteria - 3134; Metazoa - 12646; Fungi - 2033; Plants - 1219; Viruses - 58; Other Eukaryotes - 6483 (source: NCBI BLink).): MEMLKLSKFKLQLQSMIGEVRDLRVRRKRFLYIYGLCIFFAPPVSLFFFFVFFHFTTGVFAGKGAISHRSHYSCESGSSINKQKQTEEDCIRKVQELQADLASSRETQEALERKVSYLQNDYSLLENKQSELKTTIQNLLQSRESFLNAYQESFCEMKCSIEARDRKILMLHEKITSHLTLFDSIEKEASVIKKVIHEVQGLVDKKEDVVTGLKEKMDHVSTYEKVFIENIRALEEKLKCHETELQSKDNIISELSAQLESEKSKNEHQHQVEELQKTLQVKDLAVENLISEKEALYSEMKGLEMILQRIQESVSLMTEEDRKVFTSILTFEQGSDERNKRSRHNDTVDKMEELLYVAPVMHSQENSVKVIPSASPRCQHQKTDCRSIQDDDHQLDSAEYLQHNTVSGHWQSTNNHNHFELEAIQRVDEPA; the protein is encoded by the exons ATGGAGATGCTCAAGTtgtcaaaattcaaattgcaGCTTCAGTCAATGATCGGAGAAGTGCGAGATCTGCGTGTAAGGAGAAAGAGGTTTCTATACATCTATGGATTGTGTATCTTCTTCGCTCCACcagtttctctcttcttcttcttcgtcttcttccacTTTACTACCGGCGTTTTTGCAGGAAAGGGAGCGATCAGTCACAGATCACATTACTCTTGCGAATCAGGTTCTTCGATCAAT AAACAGAAGCAAACGGAGGAGGACTGCATCAGGAAAGTGCAGGAGCTTCAAGCTGATTTAGCTTCTTCTAGAGAAACACAGGAGGCACTCGAGAGAAAG GTGAGTTATCTTCAGAACGACTATAGTTTGCTGGAAAACAAGCAGAGTGAATTGAAGACAACTATCCAAAATTTGCTTCAATCGCGAGAAAGTTTCTTAAATGCTTACCAG GAGTCGTTTTGTGAAATGAAGTGTTCAATTGAAGCCAGGGATAGGAAGATTCTCATGCTACATGAGAAGATAACCTCTCATCTTACGTTGTTTGATTCAATTGAAAAAGAGGCATCAGTAATTAAAAAGGTCATACATGAAGTTCAGGGCCTTGTggataaaaaagaagatgtaG TGACTGGCttgaaagagaaaatggaCCATGTCTCTACTTATGAAAAAGTGTTTATAG AGAACATCAGAGCGTTAGAAGAGAAACTTAAATGCCATGAAACAGAACTGCAGAGCAAGGATAATATAATATCAGAGCTCTCCGCTCAGCTGGAATCagaaaagagtaaaaatgAACATCAACATCAAGTCGAAGAG CTTCAGAAAACTTTGCAGGTCAAAGATTTAGCTGTAGAGAACTTAATTTCTGAAAAAGAG GCATTGTATTCTGAAATGAAGGGTTTGGAGATGATTTTACAGCGGATTCAGGAGTCTGTATCCCTTATGACTGAAGAG GATAGAAAGGTGTTTACATCAATACTGACATTCGAACAAGGTTCCgatgagagaaacaaaagatccAG GCACAATGACACAGTTGACAAAATGGAGGAACTTCTATATGTAGCTCCTGTTATGCATTCTCAAGAAAACTCAG TAAAAGTTATTCCATCAGCGTCTCCAAGGTGTCAGCACCAAAAAACAGACTGCAGATCGATACaagatgatgatcatcaaCTGGATTCGGCTGAGTACCTGCAGCATAACACTGTCAGTGGCCATTGGCAGAGTACTAATAACCACAACCACTTTGAGCTTGAGGCAA TACAAAGAGTTGATGAACCAGCCTGA
- a CDS encoding RUN/FYVE domain protein: protein MEMLKLSKFKLQLQSMIGEVRDLRERERSVTDHITLANQKQKQTEEDCIRKVQELQADLASSRETQEALERKVSYLQNDYSLLENKQSELKTTIQNLLQSRESFLNAYQESFCEMKCSIEARDRKILMLHEKITSHLTLFDSIEKEASVIKKVIHEVQGLVDKKEDVVTGLKEKMDHVSTYEKVFIENIRALEEKLKCHETELQSKDNIISELSAQLESEKSKNEHQHQVEELQKTLQVKDLAVENLISEKEALYSEMKGLEMILQRIQESVSLMTEEDRKVFTSILTFEQGSDERNKRSRSIKSLFKLFMSLY, encoded by the exons ATGGAGATGCTCAAGTtgtcaaaattcaaattgcaGCTTCAGTCAATGATCGGAGAAGTGCGAGATCTGCGT GAAAGGGAGCGATCAGTCACAGATCACATTACTCTTGCGAATCAG AAACAGAAGCAAACGGAGGAGGACTGCATCAGGAAAGTGCAGGAGCTTCAAGCTGATTTAGCTTCTTCTAGAGAAACACAGGAGGCACTCGAGAGAAAG GTGAGTTATCTTCAGAACGACTATAGTTTGCTGGAAAACAAGCAGAGTGAATTGAAGACAACTATCCAAAATTTGCTTCAATCGCGAGAAAGTTTCTTAAATGCTTACCAG GAGTCGTTTTGTGAAATGAAGTGTTCAATTGAAGCCAGGGATAGGAAGATTCTCATGCTACATGAGAAGATAACCTCTCATCTTACGTTGTTTGATTCAATTGAAAAAGAGGCATCAGTAATTAAAAAGGTCATACATGAAGTTCAGGGCCTTGTggataaaaaagaagatgtaG TGACTGGCttgaaagagaaaatggaCCATGTCTCTACTTATGAAAAAGTGTTTATAG AGAACATCAGAGCGTTAGAAGAGAAACTTAAATGCCATGAAACAGAACTGCAGAGCAAGGATAATATAATATCAGAGCTCTCCGCTCAGCTGGAATCagaaaagagtaaaaatgAACATCAACATCAAGTCGAAGAG CTTCAGAAAACTTTGCAGGTCAAAGATTTAGCTGTAGAGAACTTAATTTCTGAAAAAGAG GCATTGTATTCTGAAATGAAGGGTTTGGAGATGATTTTACAGCGGATTCAGGAGTCTGTATCCCTTATGACTGAAGAG GATAGAAAGGTGTTTACATCAATACTGACATTCGAACAAGGTTCCgatgagagaaacaaaagatccAGGTCTATTAAATCactttttaaattgtttatgtCTCTGTACTGA
- a CDS encoding RUN/FYVE domain protein produces MDCVSSSLHQFLSSSSSSSSTLLPAFLQERERSVTDHITLANQKQKQTEEDCIRKVQELQADLASSRETQEALERKVSYLQNDYSLLENKQSELKTTIQNLLQSRESFLNAYQESFCEMKCSIEARDRKILMLHEKITSHLTLFDSIEKEASVIKKVIHEVQGLVDKKEDVVTGLKEKMDHVSTYEKVFIENIRALEEKLKCHETELQSKDNIISELSAQLESEKSKNEHQHQVEELQKTLQVKDLAVENLISEKEALYSEMKGLEMILQRIQESVSLMTEEDRKVFTSILTFEQGSDERNKRSRSIKSLFKLFMSLY; encoded by the exons ATGGATTGTGTATCTTCTTCGCTCCACcagtttctctcttcttcttcttcgtcttcttccacTTTACTACCGGCGTTTTTGCAGGAAAGGGAGCGATCAGTCACAGATCACATTACTCTTGCGAATCAG AAACAGAAGCAAACGGAGGAGGACTGCATCAGGAAAGTGCAGGAGCTTCAAGCTGATTTAGCTTCTTCTAGAGAAACACAGGAGGCACTCGAGAGAAAG GTGAGTTATCTTCAGAACGACTATAGTTTGCTGGAAAACAAGCAGAGTGAATTGAAGACAACTATCCAAAATTTGCTTCAATCGCGAGAAAGTTTCTTAAATGCTTACCAG GAGTCGTTTTGTGAAATGAAGTGTTCAATTGAAGCCAGGGATAGGAAGATTCTCATGCTACATGAGAAGATAACCTCTCATCTTACGTTGTTTGATTCAATTGAAAAAGAGGCATCAGTAATTAAAAAGGTCATACATGAAGTTCAGGGCCTTGTggataaaaaagaagatgtaG TGACTGGCttgaaagagaaaatggaCCATGTCTCTACTTATGAAAAAGTGTTTATAG AGAACATCAGAGCGTTAGAAGAGAAACTTAAATGCCATGAAACAGAACTGCAGAGCAAGGATAATATAATATCAGAGCTCTCCGCTCAGCTGGAATCagaaaagagtaaaaatgAACATCAACATCAAGTCGAAGAG CTTCAGAAAACTTTGCAGGTCAAAGATTTAGCTGTAGAGAACTTAATTTCTGAAAAAGAG GCATTGTATTCTGAAATGAAGGGTTTGGAGATGATTTTACAGCGGATTCAGGAGTCTGTATCCCTTATGACTGAAGAG GATAGAAAGGTGTTTACATCAATACTGACATTCGAACAAGGTTCCgatgagagaaacaaaagatccAGGTCTATTAAATCactttttaaattgtttatgtCTCTGTACTGA